The following is a genomic window from Candidatus Cloacimonadota bacterium.
CAATTGATAAAAACCAGTGGGTTCTTTAAGAAACAAATAGCAGGAGCACATATTATGAGAACTATACCAGAACTCTCATTTTATTACGACGACACAGAAGACCGCGCAGAAAAAGTGGAAACTATCCTGGCAAGTATCCGAGACGATTTTGAAGATGACGATTACGATCCAGATATAGATATCGACGACTATCTGGATGATGATGAATACTACGACTATGACGAAGAAGATGAAGATGATTACGACGATTTTGACGACGATGAGGATGACGAGGATAATTGAACATAAAGCCCGATAATGATCTGATATTAAAGCATAAAGAATTTGGAGGCAAGCTCTTAGATATTGCACAACATGCTGAGAGTATCGCCATTACAACACACATAAATTCTGATGGTGATGGAATGGTGGTGTGTTTTGCCCTGCAGGAAATTCTGCGTAGTAATGGCATCAATTCCATTATCGTAACCGATGGCGAAAATCTGGATCGCTATTCTTTTCTGATGCAGAATAATGCCATTGAGCCATATCACAAAGATATGGTCTTTGATTTTTGTTGTGTGATAGATTGTAACAGTTATGATCGTTTGGGAGAGAGACTTGCTTTAGCAGAGAAAGCCCAAAAAGTGGCAGTTCTGGATCATCATGTAGTTGAGCACAATCCCATCGAAGCGGATATAGATCTAATCGATTACTCTTATCCATCGGCCGGGGCATTGTTGTGGCGCGTGTTAGCTGCTCATATCTCAAAGTTGAACTCCGCTACCAGAAAATATGTGGCAGAATGCGTTTATGTTAGCATTTTAAACGATAGCAATAACTTCAGTAATGCCAATACTAATGCCAGGATGTTTGAGATATCGGCAGATGTGGCAAAAGAAGGCATTCAACCACATCTATTGCATATGGCGTATTTGCAAAACCATAGTCCCCAAGAGATGCTTTATGTAGGAAAAAGCTTAGCCACGATTACCCTGCATCACCAAGATAAATATCTTTTTCTGTATTCAGATTTGGCAATGGCAAAAGAGATTGGCATAAACCCAGCCGATTTTATGAGTGTTACTAGATGGGTACAGGGAATTACCAATCTCAACGCAATTGCCTACTTTCGAGAGGTTGCACCCGGAGAGTGGAAAGTATCTTTACGATCACTAGTCTTGAACGTTCAGGAGATTGCAGCCCGTCATGGTGGAGGAGGTCATCGTAAGGCTTCTGGGCTTACTTTACATGGCAACCTGCAGCAGGTTCAACAAACAGTATTGGATGAGTTGGAAACAGCTCACCTAATATCATGAACGCCTTTTTCTTGATTGATAAGGAAGCAGGGATTTCTTCCTTTGACGTTATCCGTAGCTTAAGAAAGATACTTAAGACAAGAAAAATAGGGCACTGTGGAACCTTGGATCCTTTTGCAACCGGACTCATGATTTGTGCTTGTGGTCAATATACCAGATTGTTGAAGTTTGCCGAATCCCAATATAAAAGCTATGAAGCCGAACTGCTATTGGGCAAAAAG
Proteins encoded in this region:
- a CDS encoding DHH family phosphoesterase; protein product: MNIKPDNDLILKHKEFGGKLLDIAQHAESIAITTHINSDGDGMVVCFALQEILRSNGINSIIVTDGENLDRYSFLMQNNAIEPYHKDMVFDFCCVIDCNSYDRLGERLALAEKAQKVAVLDHHVVEHNPIEADIDLIDYSYPSAGALLWRVLAAHISKLNSATRKYVAECVYVSILNDSNNFSNANTNARMFEISADVAKEGIQPHLLHMAYLQNHSPQEMLYVGKSLATITLHHQDKYLFLYSDLAMAKEIGINPADFMSVTRWVQGITNLNAIAYFREVAPGEWKVSLRSLVLNVQEIAARHGGGGHRKASGLTLHGNLQQVQQTVLDELETAHLIS
- the rbfA gene encoding 30S ribosome-binding factor RbfA is translated as MKNYRIPRLQEELKKIFNISLSQKLGDPLLAWVSITEVIVSKDLRYAKLYFSHYNNPASHEEIREQLIKTSGFFKKQIAGAHIMRTIPELSFYYDDTEDRAEKVETILASIRDDFEDDDYDPDIDIDDYLDDDEYYDYDEEDEDDYDDFDDDEDDEDN